In Caldilineales bacterium, the following proteins share a genomic window:
- a CDS encoding YqhA family protein gives MTRFLESSRFLVLIGVIFLMLAALAAFVWGAIKTVKLLGVIVYTAGQSPEIAIALIQLVDAFLIATALLIVSTSLYELFVGDLNLPDSLVARDFNQLKAKLSNVVILVMAVTFLEHLVDWKNGLETLYFGIAVALVSAALIAFSYLGSRSGAHD, from the coding sequence ATGACCCGATTCCTCGAAAGCAGCCGTTTCCTCGTTCTCATCGGTGTGATCTTCCTCATGCTGGCGGCCCTCGCCGCCTTTGTCTGGGGCGCCATCAAGACGGTCAAACTCCTCGGCGTGATCGTCTACACCGCCGGCCAAAGCCCCGAGATCGCCATTGCCCTCATCCAACTGGTGGATGCCTTCCTCATCGCCACCGCCCTCTTGATCGTCTCCACTAGTCTGTACGAACTGTTCGTCGGCGACCTGAACCTGCCCGATTCGTTGGTAGCGCGCGATTTCAACCAGCTTAAGGCCAAGCTCAGCAATGTCGTCATCCTGGTGATGGCCGTCACCTTCCTCGAGCACCTGGTGGATTGGAAGAACGGTTTGGAGACGCTGTACTTTGGGATCGCTGTTGCCCTTGTATCGGCCGCACTGATTGCCTTTAGTTATTTGGGCAGCAGAAGTGGGGCGCACGACTAA
- a CDS encoding calcium/sodium antiporter, with protein sequence MDPFVLLLLIIGFVLLVVGAELLVRGAARLAAAAGIPPLIIGLTVVAFATSAPELAVSTQSALSGQADIALGNVVGSNIFNILFVLGASALVLPLVVKQQLVRLDAPLMVGASILVLLLGLDGRIERWEGGLLFACIIAYTFLLVRQSRNESSLVQEEYASEYGAVGSGKRLLDVILVIAGLALLVWGARWLVDGAAIIARVLGLSELIIGLTIIAIGTSLPEAATSVIAALRGERDIAVGNAVGSSLFNLLVVLGLTSLLAPQGVPVAPAALAFDIPVMIAAAVATLPIFFIGHRISRWEGALLLAYYIAYMLYLVLNATQHTALGAFRTAMMFFVLPLTAFTLLILVVREMRVVRKKGL encoded by the coding sequence ATGGATCCCTTTGTCCTCCTCCTACTCATTATCGGGTTCGTTTTGCTGGTCGTTGGCGCCGAGCTATTGGTGCGCGGGGCCGCGCGGCTGGCAGCGGCCGCCGGCATCCCGCCCCTGATCATCGGCCTCACTGTCGTTGCTTTTGCCACCAGCGCGCCAGAATTGGCGGTAAGCACGCAGTCAGCTTTGTCGGGTCAGGCCGACATTGCCCTGGGTAATGTGGTTGGCAGCAACATCTTCAACATTCTCTTTGTTTTGGGCGCCTCGGCGCTGGTCTTGCCGCTGGTGGTGAAGCAGCAATTGGTGCGGTTGGATGCACCACTAATGGTGGGCGCGTCGATTTTGGTCTTGCTATTGGGGTTGGATGGACGCATCGAGCGCTGGGAAGGCGGGCTGTTGTTCGCCTGCATCATCGCCTATACATTCTTGCTCGTCCGCCAAAGCCGCAATGAGTCAAGTTTGGTGCAAGAAGAGTATGCGAGCGAATACGGCGCTGTTGGCAGCGGAAAGAGGCTGCTCGATGTCATTCTCGTCATTGCCGGGTTGGCGCTGCTGGTGTGGGGGGCGCGTTGGCTGGTGGATGGTGCGGCGATCATAGCCAGGGTGTTGGGTCTGAGTGAATTGATCATTGGTCTCACTATCATCGCCATCGGCACCTCGTTGCCCGAAGCCGCCACCTCGGTGATCGCTGCCTTACGCGGAGAACGCGACATTGCCGTCGGCAATGCCGTCGGCAGTAGTCTCTTCAACCTGCTGGTGGTGTTGGGACTGACCAGCCTGCTGGCCCCACAGGGCGTGCCTGTGGCCCCTGCTGCGCTGGCTTTCGATATCCCCGTGATGATCGCCGCCGCTGTCGCCACCCTGCCTATTTTCTTCATCGGCCATCGCATCTCACGTTGGGAGGGCGCGCTCCTGCTGGCTTATTACATCGCCTATATGCTTTATCTTGTGCTGAACGCCACCCAACACACCGCCCTGGGCGCCTTCAGAACGGCAATGATGTTTTTCGTCTTGCCGCTGACTGCTTTCACGCTGCTGATACTGGTGGTGCGCGAGATGCGCGTCGTCCGCAAAAAGGGGCTTTAG
- a CDS encoding cation-translocating P-type ATPase: protein MTLWHQLDPDSLLQQLDATTTGLASVEAARRLAERGPNELVESGGRTPWQILWEQLKATMVVILIVAAVISGLLGSYKDAVAITAIVILYAILGFVQEYRAERAMAALRRLAVPIVKAWRDGQLREISARDLVPGDIVQIETGNVIPADGRLLETANLRIQEAALTGESEPVEKQVQALARADLPLGDRRNMAYMGTVVTQGRGQLAIVATGMATELGKIAALIQGVPHEPTPLQRRLDRLGRILAVAGLVIAALIFVLGLLRGDDLVHMLLTAVSVAVAIVPEGLPAVVTITLALGAQRMLQRQTLIRKLPAVETLGSVTTICSDKTGTLTENRMTVVVLDVAGHEVDLLEEFKHGVATLDRENRNPVSSPYPLLLIGGALCNDARLVADAAGEHHHALGDPTEGALVVAAARLGFWKADLEAVLPRLAELPFDSDRKRMTTVHRADAGARTLPGVNGKGLSEWPYLAFTKGAVDGLLAISTQVWAGDRAQPLDPAWRARIQAANDRLAGNGMRVLGVAFRPLDAAPANGQMATLESEMVFVGLFGLIDPPRQEVKDAVATAQLAGIRPVMITGDHPLTALHIARELGIAQNDRALTGADVERLSGDELKAIVADVSVYARVSPEHKLKIVQALQETGQIVAMTGDGVNDAPALKRADIGVAMGITGTDVSKEAADMVLLDDNFATIVTAVEQGRVIYDNIRKFVKFSVAGNLGKVLVMLLAPFLGKPLPLLPLQLLWLNLLTDGLLGLGLGVEPAERDTMRRPPYAPAEGIFSRGAGRQVIGVGVLIGGLALAVGAWYYFGGQTTWQTMVFTTLAFAQMWQALASRSSIDSLFTLGLRSNLTLLGMVGVTFALQLAVMYVPFLQEFFSTVPLPPADLLLALTLSSIVFIAIELQKWLARRRSVSPDRRMGLPNWS, encoded by the coding sequence ATGACTCTCTGGCACCAACTCGACCCTGATTCCCTCCTCCAGCAGCTCGACGCCACGACCACCGGCCTCGCCAGCGTCGAAGCCGCACGCCGTCTGGCCGAACGAGGTCCCAACGAGCTGGTCGAGAGCGGCGGCCGCACCCCCTGGCAGATCCTGTGGGAGCAACTGAAGGCGACGATGGTGGTCATCCTCATCGTCGCCGCCGTCATCTCCGGGTTGCTCGGCTCCTACAAAGACGCCGTCGCCATCACCGCCATCGTCATCCTCTACGCCATCCTCGGCTTCGTGCAAGAATATCGGGCCGAGCGGGCCATGGCCGCCCTGCGCCGGCTGGCCGTCCCCATCGTCAAGGCCTGGCGCGACGGCCAACTGCGCGAGATCTCGGCCCGCGACCTGGTCCCAGGCGACATCGTCCAGATCGAGACCGGCAATGTCATCCCCGCCGATGGCCGCCTGCTGGAGACCGCCAACCTGCGCATCCAGGAGGCGGCGCTGACCGGGGAATCCGAGCCGGTCGAGAAACAGGTGCAAGCCCTGGCCCGCGCCGACCTTCCCCTCGGCGACCGTCGCAACATGGCCTATATGGGCACGGTCGTCACCCAGGGCCGGGGCCAGTTGGCCATCGTCGCCACCGGCATGGCAACCGAGTTGGGCAAGATCGCCGCCCTCATCCAGGGCGTGCCGCACGAACCCACCCCCCTCCAGCGCCGACTCGACCGCCTGGGCCGCATCCTGGCCGTGGCCGGCCTGGTCATCGCCGCCCTCATCTTCGTCCTCGGCCTGCTGCGCGGGGACGACCTGGTGCACATGCTCCTGACCGCGGTCAGCGTCGCCGTCGCTATCGTGCCCGAGGGCCTGCCGGCGGTCGTCACCATCACCCTGGCCCTGGGCGCCCAGCGCATGTTGCAACGCCAGACGCTCATCCGCAAGCTGCCCGCCGTCGAAACCCTGGGTTCCGTCACCACCATCTGCTCGGACAAGACCGGGACGCTGACCGAAAACCGCATGACGGTGGTGGTGCTCGATGTGGCCGGGCACGAGGTCGATCTGCTGGAAGAGTTCAAGCACGGCGTCGCCACGCTCGACCGGGAAAATCGCAACCCCGTCAGCTCGCCCTACCCCCTGCTGCTCATCGGCGGCGCCCTGTGTAACGATGCCCGACTGGTGGCTGACGCCGCCGGCGAACACCACCATGCCCTCGGCGACCCCACCGAAGGCGCCCTGGTGGTGGCAGCCGCCCGCCTGGGCTTCTGGAAAGCCGACCTGGAAGCCGTGCTCCCGCGTCTGGCTGAGCTGCCCTTTGATTCCGACCGCAAGCGCATGACCACCGTCCATCGGGCCGACGCCGGGGCGAGGACCCTGCCAGGGGTGAATGGCAAAGGGCTGAGCGAGTGGCCGTACCTGGCCTTCACCAAAGGCGCAGTGGATGGCCTGCTGGCCATCTCCACCCAGGTGTGGGCCGGCGACCGCGCCCAGCCGCTCGACCCGGCCTGGCGCGCCCGCATCCAGGCCGCCAACGACCGTCTGGCCGGCAATGGCATGCGCGTCCTCGGCGTCGCTTTCCGCCCCTTGGATGCTGCTCCGGCCAATGGCCAGATGGCGACCCTGGAGAGCGAGATGGTCTTCGTCGGCCTGTTTGGGCTGATCGACCCGCCCCGGCAGGAGGTGAAGGACGCCGTCGCCACCGCCCAGCTGGCGGGCATCCGCCCGGTGATGATCACAGGCGACCACCCCCTCACCGCCCTGCACATCGCCCGTGAGCTGGGCATCGCCCAGAACGACCGCGCCCTCACCGGCGCCGATGTCGAGCGGCTGTCGGGCGACGAACTCAAGGCCATCGTCGCCGACGTTTCGGTCTACGCTCGCGTCTCGCCAGAGCACAAGCTGAAGATCGTGCAGGCTCTGCAAGAAACGGGACAAATCGTGGCCATGACCGGCGATGGCGTCAACGATGCGCCGGCGCTAAAACGGGCCGACATTGGCGTGGCTATGGGCATCACCGGCACCGATGTCTCGAAAGAGGCCGCGGACATGGTGCTTTTGGATGACAATTTCGCCACCATCGTCACCGCGGTCGAACAAGGCCGGGTGATCTACGACAACATCCGCAAGTTCGTCAAGTTCTCGGTGGCTGGCAACCTGGGCAAGGTGTTGGTGATGCTGCTGGCGCCTTTTCTGGGCAAGCCCTTGCCGCTGCTGCCTCTGCAACTGCTGTGGCTCAACCTGCTGACCGATGGCCTGCTGGGGCTGGGCCTGGGCGTCGAGCCGGCCGAGCGCGACACCATGCGTCGCCCGCCCTATGCGCCCGCCGAAGGCATCTTCAGCCGCGGCGCCGGCCGCCAGGTGATCGGCGTGGGCGTGCTCATCGGCGGCTTGGCGCTGGCTGTAGGCGCCTGGTATTATTTCGGCGGCCAGACCACCTGGCAGACGATGGTCTTCACCACGCTGGCCTTTGCCCAAATGTGGCAGGCGTTGGCTTCTCGATCTTCGATCGATTCATTGTTCACGCTGGGCCTGCGCTCGAACCTGACTCTGCTGGGCATGGTGGGCGTCACCTTTGCCCTGCAATTGGCTGTGATGTACGTGCCCTTCCTGCAGGAATTCTTCTCGACCGTCCCGCTGCCCCCTGCCGACCTTCTCCTGGCCCTGACCCTCAGCAGCATCGTCTTCATCGCCATCGAGCTTCAGAAGTGGCTGGCGCGACGGCGTAGTGTCAGCCCTGATCGCCGGATGGGTCTGCCAAATTGGTCGTGA
- the nhaA gene encoding Na+/H+ antiporter NhaA, whose translation MKAETSITRPLSPVPIERLTRTFHRFEQIEGFSGIVLLAAALLGLMLANSRWAETYFSYLDQHVIFSFGSVLNLDLPLSLWINDGLMAIFFFVVGLEIKREVLIGELSSPRKAALPFLAALGGMIVPAAIYLLFNTGRPGQAGWGIPMATDIAFALGVLALLGRRVPVSLKIFLTALAIVDDLGAVLVIAIFYTQAINWLALGLAGVALALLLLYNRLGGRNLLVYSLLGFIVWADFFFSGVHATVAGVLAAMTIPVRTRIDAQSFLEWGRSLLGWFERSGAHGRSELITAEQRLAVYELEKACEQVETPLHRLENMLHPWVAYLIMPIFAFANAGVALGAETVRNLGSAVGLGILAGLVVGKFIGIFTATFLAVRLRLATLPSHVRWSHIIGVAVLGGMGFTMSLFIASLAFGDGHAAALATPAKLASPALFGASLDVAMHDVSKLAILLASLISGVLGSLLLLRVPILSETEAAAEE comes from the coding sequence GTGAAAGCTGAGACTTCGATCACACGGCCGCTCTCACCGGTTCCTATCGAGCGATTGACCCGAACCTTCCACCGCTTCGAGCAGATCGAAGGCTTCAGTGGCATCGTGCTGTTGGCGGCTGCCTTGTTGGGCTTGATGCTGGCCAACTCGCGCTGGGCCGAGACCTACTTTTCCTATCTCGACCAGCACGTCATCTTCAGCTTCGGCAGTGTCCTGAATCTGGACCTGCCGCTATCGCTGTGGATCAACGACGGCTTGATGGCGATCTTCTTTTTCGTGGTGGGGCTGGAGATCAAGCGCGAGGTGTTGATCGGCGAGCTGTCGTCGCCGCGCAAGGCGGCGTTGCCGTTCCTGGCGGCGTTGGGCGGGATGATCGTCCCGGCGGCCATCTACCTGCTTTTCAACACCGGCCGACCGGGGCAGGCCGGATGGGGCATCCCCATGGCCACCGACATCGCCTTTGCCCTGGGGGTGTTGGCCCTGCTCGGCCGTCGCGTTCCCGTCTCGTTGAAGATCTTCCTCACCGCTCTGGCCATCGTCGATGACCTGGGCGCGGTGCTGGTGATCGCCATCTTCTACACCCAGGCGATCAACTGGTTGGCGCTGGGATTGGCGGGTGTGGCCCTGGCCCTGTTGTTGCTCTACAATCGTCTGGGCGGGCGCAATCTGTTGGTCTATTCGCTTCTGGGTTTCATCGTCTGGGCCGATTTCTTCTTTTCGGGCGTTCATGCCACGGTGGCAGGCGTGCTGGCGGCGATGACCATCCCTGTCCGCACCCGCATCGACGCCCAGTCGTTCCTGGAGTGGGGTCGTTCGCTGCTCGGTTGGTTCGAGCGCAGCGGCGCCCATGGGCGCAGTGAACTGATCACGGCCGAGCAACGCCTGGCCGTCTACGAACTGGAAAAAGCCTGCGAGCAGGTGGAAACCCCTCTGCACCGGCTGGAGAACATGCTCCACCCCTGGGTGGCTTACCTGATCATGCCGATCTTCGCCTTCGCCAACGCCGGCGTCGCCCTCGGCGCCGAGACGGTGCGCAACCTGGGCAGTGCGGTGGGGCTGGGCATCCTAGCGGGGCTGGTGGTGGGCAAGTTCATCGGCATCTTCACCGCCACGTTCCTGGCCGTGCGGCTGAGGCTGGCCACCCTGCCGAGCCATGTCCGTTGGTCGCACATCATCGGCGTGGCCGTCTTGGGTGGGATGGGCTTTACGATGTCCTTGTTCATCGCCAGCCTGGCCTTTGGCGACGGGCACGCGGCGGCGTTGGCGACCCCGGCCAAACTGGCCAGCCCGGCCCTCTTCGGCGCCAGCCTCGACGTGGCCATGCATGATGTCTCCAAACTGGCCATCCTCCTGGCCTCGCTCATCTCTGGCGTCCTCGGCTCTCTCCTCCTCCTGCGCGTCCCTATCCTCAGTGAAACAGAGGCCGCAGCCGAGGAATAA
- a CDS encoding exonuclease domain-containing protein has product MARKLDRILVIDVEATCWESDPPPGQTSEIIEIGLCVLDVPTLTRIEQRTILVRPVGSTVSAYCTQLTTLTQADVDRGVSLAEACRILTQEHQTPARLWASYGDYDRKQFERNCAEFGIPYPFGPTHLNVKTLAAVVNGWSREVGMSEALKRLGLPLEGTHHQGGDDAWNIAAILSRVLRSCRVG; this is encoded by the coding sequence ATGGCGCGCAAACTCGATCGGATTCTCGTCATAGACGTCGAAGCCACCTGCTGGGAAAGCGACCCGCCGCCGGGTCAGACCAGTGAGATTATCGAGATCGGTCTGTGCGTGCTCGATGTGCCGACCCTCACGCGCATCGAGCAGCGTACTATTCTCGTGCGGCCCGTAGGCTCGACGGTAAGCGCCTACTGCACGCAGTTGACCACACTGACCCAGGCCGACGTGGATAGAGGCGTTTCTTTGGCGGAAGCTTGCCGTATCCTTACTCAGGAGCACCAGACGCCGGCGCGGCTGTGGGCCAGCTACGGCGATTACGATCGCAAGCAGTTTGAGCGCAACTGCGCTGAATTTGGCATCCCGTATCCGTTCGGGCCAACGCACCTCAACGTCAAGACGTTGGCGGCGGTCGTCAACGGCTGGTCGCGCGAAGTGGGGATGAGTGAGGCGCTCAAGCGGTTGGGGTTGCCGCTGGAAGGTACGCATCACCAGGGCGGGGATGATGCCTGGAATATCGCCGCGATCTTGAGTCGTGTGCTTCGCTCATGTCGTGTGGGGTGA
- the carB gene encoding carbamoyl-phosphate synthase large subunit: MPKRTDLHSLLILGAGPIVIGQACEFDYSGSQAVKALKGEGYRVVLVNSNPATIMTDPDLADATYVEPLTAEIVEQIIAKERPDALLPTVGGQTGLNLAVELAERGVLARYGVELIGASLRAMQLAEDRQIFKEAMAAAGLECPRSGLARSLDEAWAVASEIGRFPLLIRPSFTLGGSGGGIAQDETEFAAKTEHGLRMSPAGSVLIEESVLGWKEFELEVMRDRADNFVVICSIENLDPMGVHTGDSITVAPAQTLTDREYQRLRDQARRVMSAVGVETGGSNVQFAVDPATGRVLIIEMNPRVSRSSALASKATGFPIAKIAALLAVGYTLDELRNDITRETVAAFEPSLDYVVVKLPRFAFEKFPGVDPTLGPQMKSVGEAMAIGRTFKEAFNKGFRSLEIGVSGWKGLGSEIGGQRAENGERRLEIERLLSWPNRERLRGVHEALWWGWGVEEVCRLSQFDPWFIGQLAQIIALEKTLAETTIENLTPVILRQAKRFGLSDARIGELLDAETQGRRDAESVPASLRRPVPASHIRALRQRLGILPTYARVDTCAAEFEAYTPYLYATYESDDEAEPTGRPKVIILGGGPNRIGQGIEFDYCCCHAAFALQDLGYEAIMVNCNPETVSTDYDTSDRLYFEPLTLEDVLNIVDVEGMDAETQRGGEGETQRGRDAESVPASLRPSVPASPLLGLIVQFGGQTPLNLARGLAAAGVPILGTSPDAIDLAEDRGRFGTLLAELDIPCPANGIARTLAEARAIARQIGYPVVVRPSYVLGGRAMAVVSNEDTLENYMAQAVAAAEGQPILIDQFLEDAYEIDVDAIGDGERVVIGGVMQHIEEAGIHSGDSACVLPPYKVSLYHLSILRDYTVRLGLALGVRGLMNVQYAIKDDIVYVLEVNPRASRTVPFVSKATGAPLARIATQVMAGKTLAEIGFTEEPAVTGFFVKEAVLPFIKFPEVDAILGPEMRSTGEVMGHAAGFGHAFAKAQMAAGMSLPLAGGVLITVNDFDKGAALKIGRDLHRLGFILFATAGTGAYFHRAGIPATVLAKVAGGEGHYTTLDALRDGKIQLIINTPLGPESRSDGAQLRRLATRLDVPLITTLSAAQAAVNGIRALRQHELRVQSLQEHHHPATAPFAN; encoded by the coding sequence ATGCCCAAACGCACCGACCTCCACTCCCTCCTCATCCTCGGCGCCGGCCCCATCGTCATCGGCCAGGCCTGCGAGTTCGATTACTCCGGCTCGCAGGCGGTGAAGGCGCTGAAAGGCGAGGGCTACCGCGTCGTCCTCGTCAACAGCAACCCGGCCACGATCATGACCGACCCCGACCTGGCCGACGCCACCTATGTCGAGCCGCTCACGGCCGAGATCGTCGAGCAGATCATCGCCAAAGAACGGCCCGATGCCCTGCTCCCCACAGTGGGCGGGCAGACGGGCCTGAACCTGGCCGTGGAACTGGCCGAGAGGGGCGTGCTGGCCCGCTATGGCGTCGAACTGATCGGCGCTTCGCTGCGGGCGATGCAGTTGGCCGAGGATCGCCAGATCTTCAAGGAGGCGATGGCGGCGGCGGGGCTGGAGTGCCCCCGCTCGGGCCTGGCCCGCAGCCTGGACGAAGCCTGGGCCGTCGCCAGCGAGATCGGTCGCTTCCCGCTCCTCATCCGGCCCTCGTTCACGCTGGGGGGCAGCGGCGGCGGCATCGCCCAGGACGAAACCGAATTCGCCGCCAAAACCGAGCACGGGCTGCGGATGTCGCCCGCGGGCAGTGTGCTGATCGAGGAATCGGTGTTGGGCTGGAAGGAATTCGAGCTGGAGGTGATGCGGGATCGGGCCGATAACTTCGTCGTCATCTGCTCGATCGAAAACCTGGACCCGATGGGCGTCCATACCGGCGACAGCATCACCGTTGCCCCGGCCCAGACGCTGACCGACCGCGAATACCAGCGGCTGCGCGACCAGGCCCGGCGGGTGATGTCGGCGGTGGGGGTGGAGACGGGCGGCTCGAACGTGCAGTTCGCCGTCGATCCGGCCACGGGCCGCGTCCTCATCATCGAGATGAACCCGCGCGTGTCTCGCTCCTCGGCCCTGGCCTCCAAAGCCACCGGCTTCCCCATCGCCAAGATCGCCGCCCTGCTGGCCGTGGGCTACACCCTGGACGAACTGCGCAACGACATCACCCGCGAGACGGTGGCGGCCTTCGAGCCGAGCCTGGATTATGTGGTGGTCAAGCTCCCGCGCTTCGCCTTCGAGAAGTTTCCCGGCGTCGATCCCACCCTGGGGCCGCAGATGAAGAGCGTGGGCGAGGCCATGGCCATCGGCCGCACCTTCAAAGAGGCGTTCAACAAGGGCTTTCGGTCGTTGGAGATTGGGGTGAGCGGGTGGAAGGGCCTGGGGTCAGAGATCGGGGGACAGAGGGCGGAGAACGGAGAACGGAGGTTGGAGATTGAGCGATTGCTGAGTTGGCCGAATCGGGAGCGGTTGCGGGGGGTGCATGAGGCGTTGTGGTGGGGGTGGGGTGTGGAGGAGGTCTGCCGGCTGAGCCAGTTCGATCCCTGGTTTATCGGGCAGTTGGCGCAGATCATCGCCCTGGAAAAGACGCTGGCCGAGACTACGATCGAGAATCTGACCCCGGTCATTTTGCGCCAGGCCAAGCGTTTCGGCCTCTCCGACGCCCGCATCGGGGAGCTGCTAGACGCAGAGACGCAGGGACGCAGAGACGCAGAGAGTGTCCCTGCGTCCCTGCGTCGCCCTGTCCCTGCGTCTCACATTCGCGCCCTGCGCCAACGTCTCGGCATCCTCCCCACCTATGCCCGCGTAGATACCTGCGCCGCCGAATTCGAGGCCTACACGCCCTATCTGTACGCCACCTACGAATCAGACGACGAGGCCGAGCCGACCGGCAGACCCAAAGTCATCATCCTGGGCGGCGGCCCCAATCGCATCGGCCAGGGGATCGAGTTCGACTACTGCTGCTGCCATGCCGCCTTCGCCCTGCAAGACCTGGGCTACGAAGCGATCATGGTCAACTGCAACCCCGAAACCGTCTCGACTGACTACGACACCTCCGACCGCCTCTATTTCGAGCCGCTGACATTGGAGGATGTGTTGAATATTGTGGATGTGGAGGGGATGGACGCAGAGACGCAGAGAGGGGGAGAGGGAGAGACGCAGAGAGGGAGAGACGCAGAGAGTGTCCCTGCGTCCCTGCGTCCCTCTGTCCCTGCGTCTCCCCTCCTCGGCCTCATCGTCCAATTCGGCGGGCAGACGCCGCTGAACCTGGCGCGGGGGCTGGCGGCGGCCGGCGTCCCCATCCTGGGCACCTCGCCCGACGCCATCGACCTGGCCGAAGACCGCGGTCGCTTCGGCACCCTCCTGGCCGAACTCGACATCCCCTGCCCGGCCAACGGCATCGCCCGCACGCTGGCCGAGGCCAGGGCCATCGCCCGGCAGATCGGCTACCCGGTCGTCGTCCGGCCCAGCTATGTGTTGGGGGGCAGGGCCATGGCCGTCGTCAGCAACGAAGACACCCTCGAAAACTACATGGCCCAGGCCGTGGCCGCCGCCGAGGGCCAACCCATCCTCATCGACCAGTTCCTCGAAGACGCCTACGAGATCGATGTCGACGCCATCGGCGATGGCGAGCGCGTGGTCATCGGCGGCGTCATGCAGCACATCGAGGAGGCCGGCATCCACTCTGGCGACAGCGCCTGCGTGCTCCCGCCCTACAAAGTCTCGCTCTACCATCTCTCCATCCTGCGCGACTACACCGTGCGCTTGGGGCTGGCCCTGGGGGTGCGCGGGCTGATGAATGTCCAATACGCCATCAAAGACGACATCGTCTACGTGCTGGAAGTGAATCCGCGCGCCAGCCGCACCGTCCCCTTCGTCTCCAAAGCCACCGGCGCGCCCCTGGCCCGCATCGCCACCCAGGTGATGGCGGGCAAAACCCTGGCCGAGATCGGCTTCACCGAGGAGCCGGCCGTGACTGGCTTCTTCGTCAAAGAGGCCGTGCTGCCCTTCATCAAATTCCCCGAGGTCGATGCCATCCTCGGCCCGGAGATGCGCTCGACCGGCGAGGTGATGGGCCACGCCGCCGGTTTCGGCCACGCCTTCGCCAAGGCGCAGATGGCGGCGGGGATGTCATTGCCGCTGGCGGGCGGGGTGCTGATCACGGTCAACGACTTCGATAAGGGCGCGGCGTTGAAAATTGGGCGGGATTTACACCGGCTCGGCTTCATCCTCTTCGCCACCGCCGGCACCGGGGCCTATTTCCACCGCGCTGGCATCCCGGCCACCGTGCTGGCCAAAGTCGCGGGGGGCGAGGGCCACTACACCACCCTCGACGCCCTGCGCGACGGCAAAATCCAACTCATCATCAACACCCCGCTTGGCCCCGAAAGCCGCAGCGATGGCGCCCAACTCCGCCGCCTGGCCACCCGGCTCGATGTGCCTTTGATCACCACCCTCTCCGCCGCGCAGGCCGCGGTCAACGGCATCCGCGCCCTGCGCCAACACGAACTCCGGGTGCAAAGCCTGCAAGAACACCATCACCCCGCCACCGCCCCGTTTGCCAACTGA
- a CDS encoding nucleotidyl transferase AbiEii/AbiGii toxin family protein → MLTRTQIQRLAQRNHIGMQAQERDYLQHLLLMLLYARSQALIFKGGTALRLVYRGARYSEDLDFSAMISGAPVAAAVQIADGMYAALRGLWQAVVADLRAFGAEGEIRNVWEGEVGFSFDVSYQGPLYDGRDRSKGKVRVDVSLRVEPAAIRRELVRAEYDDVRPFVVTVLSPEHLLAEKVRALLVRAKPRDLYDVWLMVEQGAVLDADLIRQKLRLYEMALTPAVVDVALARARADWERDLRPLLGQYVEADVTDRAAATLFRLAASASEGDGPAGGQGG, encoded by the coding sequence ATGCTGACTCGCACACAAATCCAACGTCTGGCGCAGCGCAATCACATTGGGATGCAGGCCCAGGAGCGCGACTATCTCCAGCACCTGCTGCTGATGCTGCTCTATGCCCGCTCACAGGCGCTCATCTTCAAGGGAGGCACTGCGCTACGCCTGGTGTATCGGGGCGCCCGCTATTCAGAGGATTTGGACTTCAGCGCCATGATCAGCGGGGCGCCGGTTGCTGCGGCAGTCCAAATTGCCGACGGCATGTATGCCGCGTTGCGCGGCCTGTGGCAGGCGGTCGTAGCCGACCTGCGCGCTTTCGGCGCCGAAGGCGAGATTCGCAACGTTTGGGAAGGTGAGGTCGGGTTCAGCTTCGATGTGAGCTATCAGGGACCATTGTACGATGGCCGTGATCGCAGCAAAGGGAAAGTGCGCGTCGATGTGAGCCTCCGTGTCGAGCCAGCGGCTATCCGGCGAGAGCTGGTGCGTGCGGAGTATGACGACGTGCGGCCGTTTGTTGTCACGGTGCTCAGTCCGGAGCATTTGCTGGCCGAGAAGGTGCGGGCTTTGCTGGTGCGGGCCAAGCCGCGCGATCTTTATGACGTCTGGCTGATGGTCGAGCAGGGCGCCGTCCTGGATGCCGACCTGATCCGGCAGAAGCTGAGACTCTACGAGATGGCCTTGACTCCGGCGGTTGTGGACGTGGCGTTGGCGCGAGCGCGCGCGGATTGGGAACGCGATCTGCGCCCGCTTCTGGGGCAGTATGTGGAAGCGGATGTAACCGACCGCGCCGCGGCGACACTGTTCCGGCTGGCCGCGTCGGCGAGCGAGGGTGATGGCCCTGCCGGCGGCCAGGGAGGATGA